GGCCGTCGTCGACCGCCGCCGCGTCACCCACCGGCTCCACCGGGTCCACCGACCCCGCCTCCCCCTCCGCCACCGCGGGCGACGACGCCAAGAAGCCAGGCGCCCCCTCGCCGGCCTCCGGTTCCGGCCCGCTGAAGGGCAAGACCGTCGTCGTCGATCCTGGCCACAACCCGGAGAACGTCCGGCACACGGCCGAGATCAACAGCAAGGTCGACATCGGTACGAACTGGAAGGAGTGCGACACCACCGGCACGTCCACCGACGCGGGATACGCGGAGGCGCGGTTCACGCTGGACGTCGCACGGCGGCTGCGCACCCTGCTGGAGGAGCAGGGCGCCACGGTCCGCTTCACCCAGGACGGCGACCGCCCGTGGGGGCCGTGCGTGGACGAGCGCGCGCGGATCGGCAACGAGGCGCACGCCGACGCGGCGATCTCCATCCACGCGGACGGCGCCCCGGCGGGCGACCGCGGCTTCCACGTCATCCTCCCGGCGTCGGTGCACTCGGGCTCCGCCGACACCCGCCCGATCGTCGCCGCCTCCGCCGACCTCGGCGAGCGGATCGCGGGCACCTTCGTACGGGTCACGGGCAGCGCGCCCGCCAACTACGTGGGCGACGGTACCGGTCTCGACACCCGGAAGGATCTGGGCGGTCTCAATCTGTCAACGGTTCCCAAGGTGTTCATCGAGTGCGGCAACATGCGCGATAGCAAGGACGCGGCACTCCTCACCAGTTCCGGCTGGCGGCAGAAAGCCGCACAGGGCATCTCTGAGGGAATCGTGAGTTTCCTGCACGGTTCGTGATCAGAGCGCGGAACCCGGCGGACACCCTGACCGGGGGGACGATAGTGTCTACCGACGACGAGACGACCTACGAAGGACCTGAAGTGAATATCCGCTCCCTCACTCGAGGCGACGGCGTGGTGATCGGGGCAGCGCTCGTGCTGTTCATCGCGTCGTTCCTCGACCTGGCAAGTTGCAGCGGCAGTCTCTGCAACAGCGTCGACTACCCGAACGCCTGGGACAACCTCGGGCTCGGCCTCGGGGTCTACATGGCGGGTGTCATCGGGGGTGCGCTCGTCGTGGTCGCGCGGGCCCTCCCGCAGCCCCGCAAGGTGGCGGGCCTCGACCTGGGCACCGTCGGGGTCGTCCTGACCGTCTCGACGGCCTGGGCGCTGCTGTGGTGGCTGATCGACTTCAGCGACTCCGGTGCCGGGCTGATCCTCGGCTTCCTGGCCGCCCTGGTCCTGGCGGGCGGCGCCGTGGCGACACCGCTGGTGCCCGCGCTGCGCGTCGGCCTGGTGCCGGCGCCGAGGCCGGCCGCCCCGCAGCCCTACGGCGCCCAGCCGCCCGCCGGTTACGGCTACCCGGGTGCCCCGCAGCAGCCGTACGGTGGTCAGCCGCAGCCGGGTCAGCCCTACGGCGCGCAGCCGCAGGCCGCCCCGCAGCCGCAGGGTCAACAGCCCCAGCCGGCCGGGGACTTCTCGCCGTTCTGGTTCGCCGTGCCGGTGACGCGTCCGCTGTTCGCCGAGGACAACGCGTCCTCGCAGATCGCCGAACTGGCCCCGGGCACCTGGTACCTGGCCGTCGAGCAGCGCGGACCGAACCTGGTGGCGCAGACGCAGGACGGCCGTCGCGGCGTCCTTCAGGACACGTCGGGCATCCAGCGCGGCTGACGCCCACCCTCTCGTCCATGGCAGCGGCCCCCGCCCTCTCCGGGCGGGGGCCGCTGCCATGTGCGTCCGAACCGGGCCTGCCGGTGCGGGAGTCCGGCTCAGCCGAGGGCCTTCACGGTCCGCCAGTCCTGGGTGAGCACGGTCTTGACGGGCGCGTTGGTGTTGGTCTTCGACGGGTGGTAGATCCGCATGGTCCCGTCGGCTCCGGCACGGGCCCAGATGTCGGGGACGCCGTCCTTGTTGACGTCCGGGATGCCGAGCGCGGTGCTGATGTTGGCCTCGGTCCAGCTCGTGCCGTAGGCGACGTCGCCGTTCAGTGAACTGGCCGCCAGCTTCAGGGAGTCCAGGTCGACGCTGCCCGCGGCGGGGCCCGGCTTGCCGTGTCTGACGTACATGTTGCCGTTGTCGAGGTTGCGCCAGAGCAGGTCGGGGGTCTTGTCGCCGTTGATGTCGGCGACGTTGACGATGTCCCGGCGGGCCCAGGCGTCACTGTTCATGACGGTCGCGGACCGGAACGCGGCGCCGGTGTAGCCGGACAGCGTCCAGAAGGCGGGGCCCGCGCGCAGCACCAGGTCGGGGAGACCGTCGCCGGTGATGTCGCCGACGGCCTTGATCTGGGTCCAGGTTGAGGGGGCCGGCGCGTTGGAGGGCAGCAGCACCTTCATGCGCCGGTCCACGTCGAAGCTGCCGTAGCCGTCGCCCGGGTAGAGCCAGAGGACGCCGTCGGGAGAGACCGCGAACAGGTCGGTGGCGCCGTCGCCCGGGTAGGCGTCTCCGTAGTGGGTGATCAGGGCGGACTTCTTGGTGGCCGGGTCGTACCAGTGCGCGGCCTGGTCCAGTGGGCCGTGGGTGGAGTACGCGGCGTCCAGGCACTCGTTGAGTTCGCCCTCGACGCTGCCCGCGCAGTTGATCAGCTTGCCGCTCGCGTCCACGACGAGCAGGTCGGGCAGGTCGTCGCCGTTGGTGTCACCGGGTCCGTCGGCCGTCTGCTGCGGCGGCACGTAGAAGGCGTAGTTGGTGACCTTGCTCTTGTTGCCGACCGCGTCGAGGGCGTACACGTTCAGCATGTTGGGGCCCGCGTGCGGCGGCTTCAGCGCGGTGATGGTGGCGGCGCCGTTGGTCGCGGCCTTGTCCGTCCAGTCGTTGCCGTCCACGGCGTACTGGAACTTCGCGGCGCCCTCGGACGTGAAGGTGACCGCGCCCGTCTTGCCGAACGGCACCTGGGCCCAGGTCATGCCGTCGTCGGTGGCCTCGGGGAACTTCTCGCTGTCCACGGTCGGCGGGGGCGGGGCGGAGCCGTCGACGGTGAGCCGGCACCGGTTGCCGCTGGTCGGGTAGTACGCGGACTGGAGGGTGGCGTCCTCGGCGCGGACGTCCCAGTAGTAGAGCCCCTTGTCGACGAGGGTGCTCGACGCGATGGTCCGGGTGGCCTTGCCGCTGGTCAGGCTGGTGACGAGGGTGCCCGCCGGGGTGGCGTCGCCCGCCTTCCAGAAGCGGAAGCGCAGCCCCTTGAGGTTGCCGTCGGGGTCGGTGGCCTTCGCCGACAGGACGACGTTGCCCTTGCCGACGGTGGCGCCGGCCGTGCTGGTGTTGCAGGTGCCGCCGGGTGCGCTGGAGACGGCGGTGGGGGTGGTGGGCGGCCGGTTGTAGTCGACTTCGAGGGTGGCCGAGGTCGCCCGGAACTTCCGCCAGGTCTGGGTGTCACCCTCGCTGGTCGCCCGCATCCCGAAGGTGATGTTCGACCAGCCGCTGTCCGCGCCCTTCTGCGCGGCGGTCTTCACGTTGAAGTCCTCGTACTCGTCGGGGCAACCGGACGACGACCAGCCGTGCGCGAACGACTGCCTCGCGACCTCGGTCGACCAGCTGGGCTGCTTGTTCCACGTGGTGCCGGAGGAGATCGCACCGGTCAGCCAGAGCTGGAACTCGCGCTTCGTGCAGGACCAGGAGTCTGCAACACCTCACCCGCGCAGAGCTGGCGCTTCACCCCGAGCCCTGACCAGACCGACCGGAACCGGGGCGCGCTCAGCATCTACGACACGTGGTGCCTCCAGCCGGTCGCGGGCACGATCGGCTCGGCGGTCCAGATCCAGAAGTGCGACGGCTCGGCGAAGCAGGAGCTCGACCGCACGACGTCGGGTCAACTCCAGCACCACGACTCGAAGTTGTGTGTCGCGGTCAAGGACGCCGACGCGGCCGACTCGACCCCGGCGGTCCTGGCGACCTGCAACGCGGCCAAGTCCGAACAGCTGTGGTCCTCGCAGAACGAGACCCGGTACGTCTACGGCCCGGATGGCGCCCGGCTGCTCACCCTCCAGGGCAAGCGGGCCACGCTCCACCTCGGTGACACCGAGGTGACGGTCGCGCCCGGCGGGGTCCTCATCAACACCCAGCGCACGTACGCGGCGCCGGGCGGCGCGGTGATGCGGTACGCGAACGGCGAGGGCGCCGAGCAGTTGGTGGCGCTGGCCGGGGACCATCAGGGCAGCACCTACGCCGAGGTCGCCCTCACCGGCATGAACACCGTCCGCATCCGCAAGCAGGACCCGTTCGGCAACCAGCGGGGCGCCGGCAGCGTCGGCGCCAACTTCCAGTCCCACCGCGGCTTCCTGGGCGCGACCCGTGACGACGTCACCGGCTACCAGCTGCTCGGCGCGCGACTGTACGACCCGGTGGTCGGCCGCTTCCTGTCCGCTGACCCGGTGGTGGACCTGAACGACGTCCTCCAGTCCAACGGCTACACCTACGCGCACAACAACCCCGTGACGATGTCCGACCCGACGGGCCTGGCCATCTCCCTGACGGCGTCCGAGCGCGCGGCGGCGCTGGCCGGCGCGGGTCTGTCGGCGGCACAGGTCGCCCAGGCCCAGTCGACCATGGGCAAGTCGCTCTCCTCGGTGATCCTGGCGGTCGCCTGGGAGACGCTGAAGGACTTCATCGGCATCAACGACGCGATGGCGTGCTTCGGCGGCGACATGTGGTCCTGC
The sequence above is a segment of the Streptomyces griseoviridis genome. Coding sequences within it:
- a CDS encoding DUF5336 domain-containing protein translates to MNIRSLTRGDGVVIGAALVLFIASFLDLASCSGSLCNSVDYPNAWDNLGLGLGVYMAGVIGGALVVVARALPQPRKVAGLDLGTVGVVLTVSTAWALLWWLIDFSDSGAGLILGFLAALVLAGGAVATPLVPALRVGLVPAPRPAAPQPYGAQPPAGYGYPGAPQQPYGGQPQPGQPYGAQPQAAPQPQGQQPQPAGDFSPFWFAVPVTRPLFAEDNASSQIAELAPGTWYLAVEQRGPNLVAQTQDGRRGVLQDTSGIQRG
- a CDS encoding N-acetylmuramoyl-L-alanine amidase, which gives rise to MSYPGPHFDSTPPRRRPRARTVALAALVPGALLGWLVYEAVGAPGSGADGTAARPSSTAAASPTGSTGSTDPASPSATAGDDAKKPGAPSPASGSGPLKGKTVVVDPGHNPENVRHTAEINSKVDIGTNWKECDTTGTSTDAGYAEARFTLDVARRLRTLLEEQGATVRFTQDGDRPWGPCVDERARIGNEAHADAAISIHADGAPAGDRGFHVILPASVHSGSADTRPIVAASADLGERIAGTFVRVTGSAPANYVGDGTGLDTRKDLGGLNLSTVPKVFIECGNMRDSKDAALLTSSGWRQKAAQGISEGIVSFLHGS
- a CDS encoding FG-GAP repeat domain-containing protein; translated protein: MKTAAQKGADSGWSNITFGMRATSEGDTQTWRKFRATSATLEVDYNRPPTTPTAVSSAPGGTCNTSTAGATVGKGNVVLSAKATDPDGNLKGLRFRFWKAGDATPAGTLVTSLTSGKATRTIASSTLVDKGLYYWDVRAEDATLQSAYYPTSGNRCRLTVDGSAPPPPTVDSEKFPEATDDGMTWAQVPFGKTGAVTFTSEGAAKFQYAVDGNDWTDKAATNGAATITALKPPHAGPNMLNVYALDAVGNKSKVTNYAFYVPPQQTADGPGDTNGDDLPDLLVVDASGKLINCAGSVEGELNECLDAAYSTHGPLDQAAHWYDPATKKSALITHYGDAYPGDGATDLFAVSPDGVLWLYPGDGYGSFDVDRRMKVLLPSNAPAPSTWTQIKAVGDITGDGLPDLVLRAGPAFWTLSGYTGAAFRSATVMNSDAWARRDIVNVADINGDKTPDLLWRNLDNGNMYVRHGKPGPAAGSVDLDSLKLAASSLNGDVAYGTSWTEANISTALGIPDVNKDGVPDIWARAGADGTMRIYHPSKTNTNAPVKTVLTQDWRTVKALG